Genomic DNA from Theobroma cacao cultivar B97-61/B2 chromosome 3, Criollo_cocoa_genome_V2, whole genome shotgun sequence:
TTGGATCGATTATATACGCGCCAACTCTGTGCTTTATGATTGAAGCATTTTTATGCATTAATTGGGACATTTGGTTCACTTTTTTGGCAAGTTTGTGGTCCTTTGGTTGTTAAAATAATTGGGAATGTGAATTGGTTTATGTCTACTGTTTTAAGTGTTAATGTAATCCCACGAGCTCAGTGTGTCAAACCCTAGTAAGTTTATTGGGTTTACTGCATTGTAGAAATTTCCATCTGTGAAAAGCCGAGTTGAGCATCAAGTGATGTTCATTAAGCTGTGAAAGAtatttattactattattgGAGCATTGGTGTTCATTGTTTGTTTTATTCAGCTTTCTTGTGACATGCAGGAATTGGAAAGATCAAAGCTGGGACAGTCAGATGAGAGAACCATATACGAGGTAAGGTTTTTGCTCttaaaattataatctattttgagaatgatgaaaaatgaacATATTTGAATGCTTATCAAGGTGCAGCATGGAAGAGAGCCTGCCGATGTTGACTTCTGTTCAATCACGGTGGATGGAAGTTTAGATGATGACATATTGCAGCAGCGGATTCATAATGTTACTAGACAGAGAGAGGAGCTCCAGCAGATGGAGGTTGAACTTCGAGCTCAGGCTATTGCAAGATCAAGGATCCTGGAAATGCAAAGCAGCTGTGATGCTAAAATCAAAGCCCATGCAAACGCTGCCTCTAAGCTTGAGGTTTGAATTTAGAATATGATTTGTAGTATGATTGTTCTGAAATACAACtttcagagaaaaagaattaagTCATGTTTTAACTTCTtctataacttataatattatctttaatttatttaaaaggaaaaaaagagaattaagTTTTATATAACATTATAAACATTAAGAAATTTATGTCATCATGTGTTGACTGTTGAAGTGAGTTAATGTTAAACCTGTCTTTTTCTGGAGTTGAATCCAAGAAATGTTGTTATTCAATTTGAAATTACATATTGAACATCTCATGTTTGAAATAGTTTACAAAGTACCAGTTTGATCTGTTGAcacttgaaattattttaagcaTGCTACCAGTAGATTCTACCGAAGGTGCTGTCTTTTTGTGACGATCAATCTGCATTTTGGCTTTATTTGCTTCAATAGGAGCAACTCCATGAAAGTGAACAGGCCATACATGAATTAGAAAGGAAAATGGAAGAGAAGGAGAGAGAACTGCATGCCATCAAAGTGGAAAAAGAAGAGGTCTGTCAATTTGTTCGTTCTGTTTTTGGACaaacttttttcctttttttttgattGATGTGTTGTTTAGTGAGTCATGTATAAATTAATGCTTGTATTATCTTGGCAGGCCTGGGCAAAGGAAGACCTTCTAAGAGAGCAAAATAAGGAGCTGGCAACTTTCAGGTGTGTGTTTGTGTTTTACTTGCTCTACCTTTTTATTGGCAGTAGACCTAAGCCTCAAAGCATACCATTGATAtgaatgttttatttatatttccAATTTCTGTGAGACCAACatgagtgaaaatttttaaacctATTCAAGGGTTGAGGTAATATGTTAGCTTAGTTTTTTATCTCTGAATATAAACCTTCTGAAATTTAGATGTGTTTCCtgtcctttttttctttggcaGAAGAGAACGTGATCATTCAGAAGCTGAGAGAGCCCAACATATAAAGCAGATACATGATCTTCAAGAGCATGttcaagagaaagagaggCAGCTTATAGAGTTGCAGGAGCAGGTCCATACATTCGCATGATTTATTGCACTAGTTTTCTTAGTTTTAATTGCAGGAGGTTAAGGCATTAATATTCTATTACATTGTCTTTGGTGTGCGTCTGTAGGTTATTGAAAATTACGGTTACTTATTTTCagattaaatttatttacaagAACAAATTTGTTTGTGTTGGAAATGGTAGCCATGCAACAATTGTTCCAATTTCAATTAAGTGTAATGTTGATTGCTAGATCAAGCTGCATTTCCTAATAGTAGTCTTATTCTTCAGTATAGGGCTGCTCAGGAGACCATTCTTTATAAGGATGAACAGTTGAGAGAGGCCCAAACTTGGATTTCACGTGTCCAGGAGATGGATGCGTTGCAGTCCAGCACTAATCACTCGCTACAGGCTGAATTGCGAGAACGTACAGAGCAATATAACCAGCTCTGGCATGGCTGTCAGAGACAGGTTGATGAGCTTTTAGTTTCTTGTTtacatttttctctctttcctttaaATAAATAGATTTGTTCTCATTTTAGCACTTTTAAATTGACCTTCTTCCCGGTTGTTAATGTTAGTTTGCAGAGATGGAGAGACTTCATTTACATACAGTACATCAGCTTCAACTTGAGCTGGCTGATGCAAGAGAAAGGAATGGTTCTTATACTGATGAATCACATATATCCCAAGCAAATTCAAAAGATTTATCTCAATTTGGTCAAAATAATGGAAACCAAGTGGATTCTAATGGAAGTGGTGCAACAAATGCTAATGCTGGGGTCATTTCAAATGGGACTTCAGACAATGTTCAATCGTTTGCTTCAGCTGGCAATGCACCAACTCAGGTAAAATTGCTGGCTTTTCTTTGTTGTCATTACTGAGAGTGTATTGTAATcagaaatttaatatttataaccATCTATATGGTGATGATAGGTGTACACCTTTCTTCATATGGTTATGTATTTCAGTGACAAAATATGATACAACTgtatatttagttttattaaAGTAATGGATGTCTAGACTCCTCCCCTCCTTTCCTCTTTCTACATGCTCATCTTATATCTGGTTTGAGCTGGTGCttataaactcatttttacAAGTTTATAGTTGTAAAGCTTAGCGCCAGCTTTTAATAATAATCAATTTGTGATCTTTCTGTTTTGTGTtactctttttattaattcctctCTTTGTTCCTTTAAATGGTTGTGTTAAATATCAGAACCAGAATGACCATGTTTCGAGTGTTCCGATTGCTCCATCATCTCTACTTGGGATGCCTACCTACCTCCCACCTGGGCAGGTGACTGCTTTGCATTCGTTTGTCATGCATCAACAAGGGGTTCCCCCTTCGGTGGCATCTCATGTTGGACACTACTCAATGCCAGCAATGTCATCCATCCAACAGTGGCAGAACCAACAGGTATTGTCAGACCAATGCATTATCATTTTTTCCTCatgttttctttgttataTGTTTTTGGAAATATAATGGTTTTTCGTCGTGCTTTTCAGACTGCATCAGAGGGTTTCCAGCGATCTGCACATAATCAACTTCCACCATCCCAAACTGATCAAAGCCTTGGGAGGTCAGATGTAAAgtatgattatgaaatgtCTGTCAATGGACAAACCATTCATCCAGACTATCTGGATCATATCAGCCAAGGGCCAGAGGCCAATTCTGTGATGTCATCATCTGCTGGGAAAGCACAGGTTCTTTAAATCAAGATGATTTTATTAACAGTGCTTAGTATTGTGGTCTTGTGTTCTCGTAAATTGTTAAGACCATTTCTTTGCAGGTCCTTGAGTCAATTAACACAAGTTACATTGTGGACCCACAACCTGAGCCAAGCTTGCAGCAAGTTTCTTCTCAATTTCATGATGCATTGAGATTGGGCACTCTTGAACAGAGCTGTGAATCCAAGGTTTGTCTGTTTGGCTAGGCTTCAGGCAGTTGGAAATCTCTTAGAGCTAAATTCTACTTGAATTTGAACTGGACAGGAACAGAATATTCTGAATATGAATAATCACGTGCTGGAGAACCAAGTTCTAGCAGTAGAAGGAGCAAGTACTGCTGCTAGCCCATCTCCTCCTGATACTTCAGTGCACTCTGTTAATTTTAGTGAAACAACAATCAACGATGGCACTGATGCTACTTTGCCCGAGAAGTCTGTCTCAACTGGGCAGACTATCTTGATATCAGCCAAGACTTCAGAGACTGCTCTGCTTGATGAAAGATCATTATTGGCTTGCATAGTTCGCACTGTTCCTACCGGTGGCAGAATTCGGATCAGTTCAACGGTTAGTGGGTCTGcaaataatttttcctacCTAGGTCAACTTAGCTAGTATGACATTTAAGCCCTGTAAAAATGGGGTGTGACTTGTATCTGTCAATTGCAGCTACCAAATAGGCTGGGGAAAATGCTTGCACCTTTACATTGGCATGATTACAAGAAAAAGTATGGAAAGCTGGATGACTTTGTAGCCAGTCACCCCGAGGTTTGTTTCTTGCaactttttacatttttatatgCATGCGGATTATACTTTCTGAAGAGTTCAAATAGtgattttttttgtgatttcAGTTATTTGTGATTGAGGGTGATTATATTCAGCTTCGGGAGGGAGCCCAAGAGATGATAGCAGCCACTGCTGCTGTTGCCAAAGTTGCTGCAGCTGCCGCAGCATCGTCTCCTTACTCCTCATTTTTGCCTTCTGTTGCTGTTACTCCAATGGCACAGCCTAATCGACTAAAGAAGGTGCTCCCATCAATTGATTCCAACCATGTGAAGAATGAGAATGCTGTTTTCAAGGAGTATGCAGCCATCTCTAAAAATGCAGCTGATAATCGTTCACAGCTTTTAGGAATGCAGAATCAACATGCCAATGGCATTTGTTTTGGTGTGGCTGGAGGTCTCTCAAATGTAAAGATATTGAGCAAATCTAAAGATCCTGCTGAAATTAATGGAGCAAATTTTGAGAGATCAAGTGTGACAAGTGTTGAAAGCAAGGGCTCTGGTCATGGAAGgtctaattcaaattttgttggaaaacAGCAGGGCAGGTATGTGGCTTAAAATTCTGCAGATTGCCAAAGGTCATTTAAAAGTGTATGTTTTTGTGCCATGAGCTAATTGAGCTTAATTGTGTTGTACAATGGCAGGGCAACTGGGGCAGCATTATCTTCTAGAAGATAGTGGGTGCATTTACCTCAATTGTGAGTTGTTTAATTTATTGTGTTATATGTTCGTTATCTATGCGTCCTGTATTCTATTACAGCTCCTTGACCAATTTTAATTTGCAATGACCTAAATTTGAATCATTTAGTACACTGAAGTACTAAGAATCCACACTATTGCAATTGCATTAGATAATGTGTTTGTCCTTTCCTGTTGGGATTGAGTGAAAGTCTGAGATATATCATACACTGTCACAGCATCTGTTTTTGCACTAAGCAGTTATAGAGTTTTATGGGCATGTCAATATTAAGGGTAGGATAATTAGATTTATGAACAATTAACTCAACCTTCATAAACTGATATTTTAGTTTGTTGGTATAGCATATTTGAAtttcattgtttttataatcatCATTTAACTAAATTAGTTTCGAGATTTACCAATTGCATTTTGTTCTGGCAGGATATACTGAATTGCAATGTTCAGTTGTGGAACATGCATTATTGCAGATTGCAAGCATCTTGGGATATGATTTGTAGTTAAATGTATCTCCTGATCTTGGTCATCGGCAATCTTTTACATCTGAGAAAATTCTCTGATTGGATCATAAGCTGactatttaaattgttttgctGCGCCTTTTGGCCGTCTGTTGGAAGAAAacactattttatttaatgcgTGTTCATGTCATACTCAAGCTGCACATTTTATTTCCTGCATCAGTATTCGAGGCACCCATACGTAACTATGCATTCTGGTACGTCATACTGATTTCACTTTGTGAATTCCTAAGTAATTAAAGCAATGGTGAATCGGGTCAAATGCTCATCCAGCTGCTTGGTTTGCCTTTTGGAGTATTTAAGCGGAAATTACAATGGAATGCAGTCAGTCAAGCCGCACGCAACTTGGGTtgtcatttttcaaaattgaaatgCTAGCAGCTCATATTGATTACTTAACATTGTGGACGCAGAGGGTGGGGTCTGGGAATTCCATGGGGCCAAGGGCTACTTAAAAGCCACCTACGGTGAGGAAATTGCTCAATTGTTTTACAACACCTAAActaaaagaaacagaaaataaagaaaacttaATAGAGTTTGGCCTATTATGAACGCTCTTGGAATCCACACTCCCAAGAAAGAAGTTGAAACGCGGAACTTTGGgccatttttgaaaaaaaaaaactataccCTGGATTCCTGACCTGAGGATTATTGCCTGCCTCCAATTCGCTAGATAAGGGGTTTTGAGCGGTTGAAGAAATCGTAAGCATCTGATCAGATGCTCTGTACGGTGCTTAAAGGACGTTAGCCCAAATGGTACAACGACCGTCATGTGATGAATGGGATATTGTTCACACGATCACTTTGCCATAATTGTAAGATTATCCATGCAACCTAGGAAGCTTAAAAGAGTTTTTTATTCATACCCAATGTGTTGCCAAGAGATTCATGTGCGCAATACAACTCAAGTCAAAGAGACGACAAAAAACACAAAGTTAGCTCTCCACATGTATTAGAGATATGTCCATACCACTTTCTTCCTCATTTTCCGTAGCACCAAAAATGACAGCAAAATGCAATCAGATGATTTGAGGCAGGGAAGTACCGGATGAGCTCTACACAATATAAACACCAGGGTATTAGCCATGTTAACATCATTTAAGCCTCATGCTCTCAGTATCTGTTGCGTTATGTCCATAGGCGGAGTTTTGAAGGCCTTCATCAGCACCATCTTCTGAGCTATCCTGTTTGATTGCTTGAACGTTCATGAAATTGTTTCCAAGCCCACTTTGCACGCCCTGATAAGTACCACTAGGGGCAGCAGATCTTAAGCCCATTTGTGGTTGGTTGAGTTGCTGTTGTTGGAGATACATCAGCTGCTGTGTTTGCTGCTGCTGGTCATTCAAATGGAAAGGCAACTTCGGAGCTAAGAAACCTGGATGTTGCTTAGCCATTACAGCTTGTGCACACTGAACGTATTGCTCTTGCTGCACTGCAGACTGTGGAGGCATCTACAATGTTTCACAAATGAGCTCAGATAACTGCATTTTTAGTTTGTTCAAAGATCTTAGATAGAAGAAGTCTCTGAGACAGCACCTGAGAAGATGTTGTTGGTGCTTGTGGCTGTGCATCAGCAATTTTAGCTAGATACATTAGGTTCTGCTGCAGCTGAGCTTGAAACCTGAATCATTCATATTAAATCAGAGTAGATGTCATAAGTAACGGCACTGGTAAACAGACTATATTACTCATAAAGACTTAAACATACAGATCTACCCTAGTTCTTCCGCTATGGTGGCCCCTGTTCTACAGTTCCTTACATTACTCAGAACAATAATAAACAATCATTCATCTCATCTTTGAAATAATAGATGACCAAAGTATCCAATAGGTATGTATGTGTTCCTTTGCAGTTTTTGCCAATACTACCATTTTAGAATGGATCTCAGAAAACTCAGAAAGCTTACAAGTTGAGCACTTAACCAGCGCTGAGGAGGAAGCAAACGAGTGGTTTAATGCTTTCTTTCCGAGAATTTAACAATCCAactttacaaaagaaaaattttttatgtgaAGAACTCAATGTAAGGGGTGAGCCAAGAAAACCAACCACAGAAGGCCTATTAAATGCATATTTACCAAGGAGATGCACCAGAGACACTGTGAAGCATGAATGGGGGTAAAAATACAAGCCTTTTAACATCAAGGAGTGAGTGAATGCCATTGATCTAAACATTCAGCTCACGGCATAAATCAGAACGCCAAGCCCAATAACGATTTGATATAATGTAGGAAGTAAACAAAAGAGGAACATTATGTTTAAAAAGGGTCTCTCACGAGGCATTCTCAGCGAACTTCCCCTGGTTTTGATTCTCCAGTATTGCCATAATCAACTGTTTATTCTCGTCCAGGCACTGCAACAAGCATGGTCCATCATCATATCAATATCCAAGAAACAGATACACGTTTTTCTCAACACACCATTCTTGTTTctcttaaagaaaaaagaaaaaaatttagaaagaaaattgTCCACATTAACCATAAGATGTGCagctaagaaaagaaaatgatatgATTATGAAAACGATGATAAATGATCAAGAACGTCAAGTTAGAATTCGGAAAAGTTACTTTGATCACAGAAATAAGCACAAAAGAGAAATGCATGCAATACCCATCAATCAAAAACACAATAAATATCCAGTGTGTTAGAAGGGCAATGCTGTAAAGATCAAATAAACCTTCTGAATCTGCTCAGTGGTGATGGTCATCAACTGTGGAGTCTGCTGCATATTTCCCTCTTCACAATCACAAAAAcggaaggaaaaaaaaatgaaagaaacgCAGACCCTAACCCTAAGTTTTTCTTGAAATGGGAAGAAGATAGAAGGAGAAAGGGGGCAAAAGAGGGCTGCTTGTTCTGCTCCACGCTTGCAATGTGTATTTTTGCACCCTctctatttatatatatttgctcCGCTCAACATATGTTGCCGCAGCCCACAAACAGCAATTACTAAATTGAAACGCCCAAATataaatactaaataaaaGGCTGATGAAACGACATCGCTAAGTGGAGTAAGTGAGCAAAAGCGGTGTCGTTTTGAGCTATGTTTTCATACATAAAATTAGTTTCTTACGGGAAAAAGAGCATAAACAGAAGataggagagagaaaggaagggGGAAGACCAAAAATGGGTTATGTGTTGAGGGTGAGATTGGCTTCATTCTTCACCGGGGCAGCAACGGCATCGTTTCTGGGTCTCTACGTCCTCTACAAGGATTACAAGGTTGCCCATGAATCCATCACCCAACAGGTATTCCCCCATTTTcctatttatatttgtttcaTAGCACGTGGGGTACCTTTCAATCTCTTATGGAATTCATGGATTAATTTCTGGGTTATTAGATTTATGCTTACTTGcaagttttatttattaaagtCCATATCGTGGAGCTAGAAGTTTGGAGGTATAGGAAAGCTCGGAAACTAAATTTTGGGTATTTTATATGATCTTTTTCTCTATGTGGGTGTgctgatttttttgtttgtttactATACATTTGCAATATGAAGGAGGCATCGCATTGCATATGTAGCTGCTtagaagattggtgattatGTCGAATGTTTGACGGTTATATGATAATGCAAGAATATGGTCGGTTGTTCTTGTTCTGGGGGGATTGGCTGTTACATATTTCTCTTTAGGCTGCATTTCGTGGTTGACATTCAGCCTAACCGTAGCAAGATTGGGTCTAGAAAGGATCTATCATTTGGTAAGGGAAGAAAACGATTTTATCTTGGATAAAAAGGTTCAATTTTTTTGGCATAGGCTCTGAAAGGCAAAACCTGGGGTTCCTTATGCCTCTCTGAGATTAATGCTGACACCTTGTTTAGTTTCTCACATTATTTCAGTCCGACAATTTGGGATGGTCTCTTCTGCTCATTCCTATTATTAGACATCCAGTGCCTTGTTGCTTTTCTTCTGGCCATGGTTATGTTTTTCCTGCCTATTATTGGACGTATTTCATCTACGGTTTTTCTTTATTGTGCCTTACAAAACCATTGATATACCCAACTATAGATGTAGTTTCTTCAAGAGTGAAACCATAATGTTAAAGTATCCTAAAGGTTAGGATGGTATGAAAAAAGAGTAATCAAAGATGCCTGATTAGTATCAAATTCTGATGCTTGAGACTCCCAATTGAATCCCATTCAAGAGCTACTATTTTTTCCACTTGTGATGTGAAAAAGGATGAACTACCTAAGACAACGAAGTTATCTGATGGGAGCAATGTTTACAGATGTTTTATTAAACAGAATAATCAACAAAAACAGATGGTTTTTTCCcgtttgtttgatttgatagaTGCATGTTTTTCTGGTGCTTTAATCTACAGCTATCTGGGGTTTTTTTTGTGCGCTTATATTTCACTTTTCCCTTTGACTCCAGGTGAAAAGTCTTCATGAGTCCCTAGATAGGCGAATCTCTGCTGTGGAAAGTTTGAAACGAGTTGAAACTTCGCAGCATGTAGAAGCAGCAGAATAGGTCCATTGTTGCAAAAAAGatttcctaaatatgcaattGGTTCCTGGGTAATGTTTTTGTTCTCCTGATGAAAAATAATTGTAGCTGAACTTTATGTACTTCTGGATAGAATGATGGTATCCTCGGCCAGTTGACATAATTTGCCACACTtaattctgtttttttttctaaattgggTGAAACAGTGATtgtatttgaaaattaagttTATGAGAATCTAGACTGCCCGTGGTTTGTTGTATTTTTCAGTACTTATCTGGGTGAATTGATGTATCATATCTTGcaagttatttaattgttGGCTGAGTAGTTGTGTGATATGTTAATGAAACCTTACCATCCTTTTTACCATGGTAAACAATTGCTTCATTGAGAGGTGGGGAGGGAAGATAGTACGTAGTTGCCCTTGAAGCCAATTAAATTTGACCAAGGTTTCATCTCCTAAAGCAATGTTGTATAAGGTGCATGCCTGGGCAAGTGTTTCGTTGTACGCTTGGCAGCAGGCAGTCGGTGTGACATAGGGCCTTTGAACTCCGGTGCTTGTTAAAGTCTTTCTGGCAATATGTAAGGATTACAGTAAAAGCCTAATGCTTCAAAACCAATCAGTTTCTAGAGTTATAAATGTAACCTATCGTTACTTGGGTTTAATCTTTAAAGAtggttattaaatcaaaatttcttatttcttGATATGGTTCCAGTTTTCAGTTATAACTATGAACTCATGGAAGAACTTTCGGTTGCTATCTCATTTTAGTGCAATaatctaatatttttaagaagTTCTTCACACGTGATTAATCCGGCCCGTTGGAGTCTACTCTCTTGAGTTTGGGATTGGCAGATTCTGATAGGTCGCTTCTCAATGACGGCAACTGTTATTAGCTGCTTAAGCAGTCATGCCACAGTCCACAGTAATCAGCATTGCTCTCAAAAATGAGAATCTGATAAAAACATAGTATGAGATGTTGCAGTAAAAGCTAAAACTTTGGTTTTATGTGTTGTTTACAGGTTTTTTCACGCTTTATCATTTAGCCTAATTAGAGATGCCACTACATCCCTCATGGAGGGTCTCGTATCAGCCATGGCTTGTGTGCAGTGAAGTGCCAGTTCCAGCAATCTGAGGGCCTTTTGTTGTTCATCATTGACCCATAGGCTGATCTCCTCATCAAGGAAGCAAATGTATTCTTCATTGTCCTGTAGGTTCTGTCTAGCCCACGAGACAATAACTAAGCCTTCCTGGAAGCAGGGGTCTACGGGCAATTTTCTGCAAAGAATTTCTAGCAGAATCACTCCATAGCTGTAGACATCACATTTCTCTGTCAACTGAGTTGAGTATGCATTCTCTGAAGAGTGGCATAACGGACGAAAATGAAAGATAGTTTTAGAAATTTTGTTTCTACTTCGTAATgtctaattttcaaaaatggATGGAAAAAAGAGATGATGTAACCGACCTGGTGCTATGTAGCCCAATGTTCCAACAATTGCAGACCTTGTTGAGCTTGAATCCGTATCACAGACCAACTTTGCTATTCCAAAGTCTCCAATCTTTGGTTCAAATTCAGAATCCAGTAGTATGTTATCTGATTTGATGTCTCTATGGATAATCTGTGGCACGCAATCATGGTGTAGGTAGGAAAGGCCATGAGCTATACCGAAAGCAATACGATGTCGTGTATCCCAGTTTAAAACCAAACGGGGTTGGCTCTGGTGTAGGACATCAAAAAGTGTCCCGCCAGACATAAACTCGGTAACTATGAATCCATATCCATCTCTAATGCAGTAACCTGCCATTCTCAATATATTCCGATGCCTAATTAAGCGCAGAGTTCTCATTTCAAGTCTGAAGTTTGTGTCGGACAAATTCACCTTCTTGACAGCCCATTGGTTCCTAGAGTCGGAAGATTCTGTCCGGTAAACTGTTCCATGTTTGCCTCTTCCGATGATATACTTGTCACTCCATCCTTCTGTAGCACGAATAATATCTTcgattttcaaattctccggTAGATCTTCGGTTCTAGACTGTCGTTCATGGAGAAGAGTTTGATCATAAGAATGTTTCTTTTGTAGGAGTCTAACTACCAATATATATATCACTGCACAAAGCAATGCCACGGAGACCACCACAGCAGTAATTACACCAGCCAGCACCCTTCCCCTGCCGTTGCCTTTTCTAAGTTCCCGACAATAACCAGCTTCATCTCCTAGCGGGCAAAGTTCTGCGTTTCCGATAAAAGATCCAGGATATGAAGCTATGATCCTCATCCAAGCAGACGGTAATTTTCCTTTGAGGTGATTGAATGATATGTTCACAAAGTAGAGGGAGATCATGTTGTTCATATCTGCTGGTATCTCGCCATAGAAACTGTTGCTCGAGAGATCAAGAATCTGTAACTTGTCTAGTTTGCCAAGGCATGCAGGTATTTCACCAGAGAGCCTGTTGTTGCTTAAATTAAGAACTGAACTGAAATGGTGAAGGTTACTCAAACTGCATGGAATGGGACCTTGAAGCATGTTACTTCCAAGCTGCAATTCCAATAGGCTTTGGAGGGATGAAAAAGAATCAGGAATAATTCCAACGAGTTTGTTCTCTTGAAGTAGAAGGCTCTGCAATTTTGGCGATGATAATATCTCTGAAGAAATACTTCCTGAAAGATAATTGGCACTAAGGTCCAatttgatgatctttttgcAATGACCCAATTCAGAGGGAATGCTCCCTGTGAGTCTATTAGAAGAAACCCTTAAAATTTGTAGATTCTCAAGCTTCCCAAGCTCTGAAGGTATAGAGCCAGAGAGCCTATTTCGTGAGAAATCAAGCATTGAAAGATTGGTCCAGTGACCAAACACCGAGGGAATCTTTCCTTCAAGCAAGTTTCCTTGGACGTCCAGGAAGAAAATTCCAGAGTTCTCTTCCAAATCTGCTGGCATAGGCCCTTGCAAAAGATTGTTACTAAGGACCACCCTCTTGAGGGATGAGCATTTTCCAATATCAGTAGGAAAGCTCCCACTGAAACGGTTGTTCCCAAGGGCTAAAACTGAAAAATCACCGCCAGCACATATTCCGGATGGAATTGATCCATTAAGGCGGTTCCCTGACAAGTCCAATCTGACCAGAGCAGGAAAATTTTTCCTGAGCTCAAATTGCACCTCCCCAGTGAGATCATTGTGAGCCAGGGATAGAAATCTCAATTTCTTTAAATGAACAATTTCAGTTGGGATTCCACCAGTCAAACTGTTGTTATACAAAGCCAACTGCGCCAGGTTGCTCAGCCTGCCAATTCCGTGTGGAATGCGGCCTTCAATATGATTGCTGAACATAAAAAGGACCTCAAGACTTTCGAGATTGCAAATTTCTGGAGGGATACTTCCTCCAATGAAGTTGTGCTGAAGCCTAAGTTCGACAAGTGAACTGCAGTTTCCAAGCTCAGGAGGTAATGAGCCGTTAAGCATGTTGTtcaagataaataaataagttaaaCCTGTAAGATTTCCTATTGACTGAGGAATGCGACCAACCAAATTATTACCTGAAAGAGCAATAACCGCTAGCTGATTGCATTGAGCAATCCTCTCAGAAATTGTTCCATTGAGCTTGTTC
This window encodes:
- the LOC18605844 gene encoding uncharacterized protein LOC18605844; protein product: MGYVLRVRLASFFTGAATASFLGLYVLYKDYKVAHESITQQVKSLHESLDRRISAVESLKRVETSQHVEAAE
- the LOC18605845 gene encoding receptor-like protein kinase, translated to MGAQIHSIKDSQINATNRRSILPKHTQLLLPWNQSNSPKSHCQWAGVSCCSNKSFQVRALNLSGFGLSGILNNSVPYLCLHKYMVSLDLSGNSFSGNIPQMLGNCGQLNTILLNDNGFGGSIPHQIFMSKWLRRIDLGYNSLSGEISPEVSLCTNLEYIGLYNNFLTGEAPSGMFSLPNLKFIYLNTNNLTGSLPDFTPSCGILDLWIHENEFSGSLPRTLGNCYNLTTFIASYNNFGGVIPPETFKGLLQLKVLYLDENNLEGEIPDTFWSLENLQELVLSGNKLNGTISERIAQCNQLAVIALSGNNLVGRIPQSIGNLTGLTYLFILNNMLNGSLPPELGNCSSLVELRLQHNFIGGSIPPEICNLESLEVLFMFSNHIEGRIPHGIGRLSNLAQLALYNNSLTGGIPTEIVHLKKLRFLSLAHNDLTGEVQFELRKNFPALVRLDLSGNRLNGSIPSGICAGGDFSVLALGNNRFSGSFPTDIGKCSSLKRVVLSNNLLQGPMPADLEENSGIFFLDVQGNLLEGKIPSVFGHWTNLSMLDFSRNRLSGSIPSELGKLENLQILRVSSNRLTGSIPSELGHCKKIIKLDLSANYLSGSISSEILSSPKLQSLLLQENKLVGIIPDSFSSLQSLLELQLGSNMLQGPIPCSLSNLHHFSSVLNLSNNRLSGEIPACLGKLDKLQILDLSSNSFYGEIPADMNNMISLYFVNISFNHLKGKLPSAWMRIIASYPGSFIGNAELCPLGDEAGYCRELRKGNGRGRVLAGVITAVVVSVALLCAVIYILVVRLLQKKHSYDQTLLHERQSRTEDLPENLKIEDIIRATEGWSDKYIIGRGKHGTVYRTESSDSRNQWAVKKVNLSDTNFRLEMRTLRLIRHRNILRMAGYCIRDGYGFIVTEFMSGGTLFDVLHQSQPRLVLNWDTRHRIAFGIAHGLSYLHHDCVPQIIHRDIKSDNILLDSEFEPKIGDFGIAKLVCDTDSSSTRSAIVGTLGYIAPENAYSTQLTEKCDVYSYGVILLEILCRKLPVDPCFQEGLVIVSWARQNLQDNEEYICFLDEEISLWVNDEQQKALRLLELALHCTQAMADTRPSMRDVVASLIRLNDKA